From a single Streptomyces sp. 1331.2 genomic region:
- a CDS encoding macro domain-containing protein: MSTDRTQSPLKVVLTDLNATVVESWRAAFADTPGIEIRHASILTAEVDAWVSPTNSRGRMDGGTDAAIKRHLGAGIQLRVQKAIRDGHGGTLPVGSAVCVPSGAVTPRFLISAPTMQTSSQNVSETLNVALACAAAFQAVHRQNQLEPGSIRSVALVGMGAQTGRVPARVCANLMWTGHTLFNDHHFEDDDALRATILAQLDDLERAPATERVRIAPPARVASSPRRS, translated from the coding sequence ATGTCCACGGACCGTACGCAGTCGCCGCTCAAGGTGGTGCTGACCGACCTCAACGCAACGGTGGTCGAGTCGTGGCGCGCCGCCTTCGCCGACACCCCCGGCATCGAGATCCGGCACGCCTCGATCCTCACCGCGGAGGTCGACGCCTGGGTCAGCCCCACCAACTCCCGCGGCCGGATGGACGGCGGGACGGACGCGGCGATCAAGCGGCACCTGGGCGCGGGCATCCAGCTGCGGGTACAGAAGGCGATCCGCGACGGCCACGGCGGCACGCTGCCGGTCGGCAGCGCGGTGTGCGTCCCCTCCGGGGCCGTCACTCCCAGGTTCCTGATCTCGGCCCCCACCATGCAGACCTCCTCGCAGAACGTGAGCGAGACCTTGAACGTCGCGCTGGCCTGCGCCGCCGCCTTCCAGGCGGTCCACCGGCAGAACCAGCTGGAGCCGGGCTCCATACGGTCGGTCGCGCTGGTCGGCATGGGCGCCCAGACCGGCCGGGTGCCGGCCCGGGTCTGCGCCAACCTGATGTGGACGGGCCACACCCTCTTCAACGACCACCACTTCGAGGACGACGACGCCCTGCGCGCCACCATCCTCGCCCAGCTGGACGACCTCGAACGGGCCCCCGCCACCGAGCGGGTGCGGATCGCGCCGCCCGCCCGCGTCGCCTCCTCGCCCCGAAGGAGCTGA
- a CDS encoding N-acetylglucosamine kinase has protein sequence MTTLHLGVDAGGTHTRAVLLDTTGAPLGRGTSGGANPAGRDPAKAIEHLAAAVSAALGPRDPGRVGSCLVGLAGYRALPDPDGFARRSAAALSLNCPVRLVPDTVPALASGGVTDGRGTVLIAGTGAICVRLDGTRTLTRAGGLGWLLGDEGSGFWLGREALRHAHAHPDPADALGGAVRAHCAADSPDELLRWAYDGPPQRLAGLAPLVSRLAADGDPAALAIARTAADHLADLVRATVAPTEPLVLTGAVATSPGPIRTHLLHLLADLTPRLPVTDAATAAARLAAGLAHRPL, from the coding sequence GTGACCACCCTCCACCTCGGCGTCGACGCCGGCGGCACTCACACCCGCGCCGTTCTGCTCGACACCACCGGCGCGCCGCTCGGTCGGGGCACCAGCGGCGGCGCCAACCCTGCCGGACGCGACCCGGCCAAGGCGATCGAGCACCTGGCCGCCGCCGTGTCGGCCGCGCTCGGCCCCCGGGATCCGGGCCGGGTCGGGTCGTGCCTGGTCGGCCTCGCCGGGTACCGGGCGCTGCCCGACCCGGACGGCTTCGCCCGCCGATCCGCCGCAGCCCTCAGCCTGAACTGCCCGGTTCGGCTCGTCCCGGACACCGTCCCGGCGCTGGCCTCCGGCGGCGTCACCGACGGCCGCGGCACCGTGCTGATCGCCGGCACCGGCGCGATCTGCGTCCGCCTCGACGGCACCCGCACGCTCACCCGCGCCGGCGGGCTCGGCTGGCTGCTCGGCGACGAGGGCAGCGGCTTCTGGCTCGGCCGCGAGGCGCTCCGACACGCCCACGCCCACCCCGACCCGGCCGACGCCCTCGGCGGCGCCGTCCGCGCCCACTGCGCCGCCGACTCGCCCGACGAACTGCTGCGATGGGCCTACGACGGCCCGCCGCAGCGGCTCGCCGGCCTCGCCCCGCTGGTCTCCCGACTGGCCGCGGACGGCGACCCCGCCGCGCTCGCCATCGCCCGCACCGCCGCGGACCACCTCGCCGACCTCGTCCGCGCCACCGTCGCGCCCACCGAACCGCTCGTGCTCACCGGCGCGGTGGCCACCTCACCCGGCCCGATCCGCACCCACCTGCTCCACCTCCTCGCCGACCTCACCCCACGCCTGCCGGTCACGGACGCCGCCACCGCCGCCGCCCGCCTGGCCGCCGGCCTCGCTCACCGCCCCCTCTGA